In the genome of Candidatus Effluviviaceae Genus I sp., the window TCGTTGATGGTCCGCACCGACGGCAGGACCTTGTGCCCGCGGGCCTCGGCCAGAAGCGAGCAGTAGTAGCCGACGCTCAGGTAGCGGTAGCTCCGGCAGAGGTTGAGCACGCGGAGGTCGCGGCGGTCGGCGTACTCGCCCGAGGCGAGGTACTCCCGGGCCATCACGACCTTGAGGTCGGGGTAGCTCGGCTTCCAGTCGGACGGCTTCTCGATGAGGATCAGATGGTCAGCCATGCTGCGCCGCCTTCCCTCTCCGGGAACGCCCGCCCCGCGCGGCGCGAGGCGCCTGCCGCGGCGCCGGTCGCGCCGTCGCGCCACGAAGCGCCTTCTCGAACCTGAGCGCGGTCATGCCGTCCTCGTAGTACCCGACGGTCCGCGCGAACTCCGCGTAGCCGGCGTCTCGGAAGAGCCCGAGCGACGGCCGGTTGTCCTTCCGGACCTCGAGCCGCATCACCGACCGGCCCCCCCGCGCCGCCGCCCGCTCCGCCGCGTCGAGCAGCCCGCGCCCCACGCCGCGCCCGCGCGCCCGCCGGTCCACGGCGATCGAGTAGAGCCGCGCGACCGCGCTGCCCTCCCGGAACGACACGAGCGCGTACCCCCGCACGAAGGCGCGGTCCGCGTCCACGAGCACGAGCGATCGGTCGCCCGCGACCGCCCGCGCCAGGCTTCGGCGGGACAGTCGGTCGCCGCGGAAGCTCTCGTTCTCCAGGTCGACGAGCGCGTCGAGATCGCGCGCTGCGGCGCGTCGTATCACCTCACACCTCGCCGAGCACGCGCGTCCGCTCGCCGAGCACGTCCTGCACGTAGAGCATCTGCACGCTCACGACCGCCACGACCGCGATGGGCGTCGCGAGGAGCACGCCGAGCCCTCCGAACAGCACGCCCATGAGCACCTGCGTCGCGACGAGCACCGCCGGCCCCAGGTGGACCGCCCGGTGCTCCACGAGCGGGCTCACGACGCAGTTCTCGAGCGCCTGCACCGCGACGAAGAGCGCCACCGTCATCGCCGCGCGGAGCGGCGACTGCGCCAGCGCGACGAGCGCCGCGGGGATCGCGGCGGCCACCGGGCCTATGTACGGCACGAACTCGAGCAGCGCGGCGATGAGTCCGAACGCCAGCGGGAAGGGAACCCCGATGATGGACAGCCCGATCGCCACGACCGAGCCGATGAGCGCCATCGCCACGAGACGCCCGACGAGCCAGCGTCTGAGCGCCCGCCTGATCGCGAGCCCGACCTCGCGGTACCGCCCGCGGCGCGCTCCCGGCACGAGCGTGAGCGCCGCCTGGACGTAGAGCGAGGGCCGAAGCGCCACGTAGATGCCGACCACGAGCACGAGGAACGCGGCCACGACGCCGCGGAACACCGAGCCGAAGAACACCGCGATCCCGTGCATCGACGGCGTCCAGACGCTCAGCGACTCACGGAAGTCCGGGATCCATGCGAGCAGCCCCGGTCCCCATCGGGTGCCCTCGAGCCACAGCCTCACGCCTGCCCAGGTCTCGGGGAGAGAGCGGAAGAGGTCCGTCATCTGCTCTGCGATGCCCGGCCCGAAGGCCACCCCGACGAGCGTCGGGACGGCCAGCACCGCGACGACGACGACCGCCACGGCGCTCCCGCGCGGCATCCTCGTCCGGCACACGAGCGCTGTCGCCACGGCGTCGATGAAGACGGCGAAGAGCACACCGGCGAACGCGAGGAGCAGCACGCTCGCCACGGGCCGCAGGAGGTGCAGAAGGATGGCGACCGCGGCGAGACCCGCGACGACGATCCCCGCCTTCCCGACCGAGCGCTCTCCGCTGCCCGACATCTCGCCTGCCCCGTCCCGGCTTCGCGACCGCTGCACGCCGCGGCCGCGCCCGTCAGATGGTCACGACGGTCTCCGACCGCATGAGCATCGCGACGATCCCCTGCATGTTGCCGACCCGCCCCACCTTCACCGCCCGCTCGAGGCCGTAGTGCTCGAGGCACGTCTGGCACGAGACGATGTCCACGCCGGCGCGCGCCAGCAGGCCCAGCGCGTCGAGCACGGCCGAGCCCTCGGTCGTGAGCTTCACGCCCGCGTTGTAGAGCACGATGGCCGCGGGCTTCGCCTCGTCCGCGGCCAGCTTCCTCAGGAACGAGCCCACGAGGACGGCCCCAAGCTCGTCCGAGCCGCGCCCCATCGTCTCGCTCGCGATCACGATCACGCGGCTCACTGGCTCTCCCTCTCCGCGGCGAGTTCCCTGCCGTCCTTCGCGGACAGGATGCGGAACTCGTCGCGCCCGAGCGAGCGGTCGTCCCTGACGTCGATGATCCGCCGCGTCTCGCGCTCAAGCCCGTTGAGGCGGGCCTCCTCGGTCTGGAGAAGGTGCATCGCCATCTCGGGCGCCACGCGGAGGTCCAGCTTCTTCTCCTTCGACGTCGCCGCCACGCGCCGCACCGCGCGCTCGATGAGCAGCACGATGGACTCGACGGACAGCACCTTGCCCGTTCCCTCGCAGTGCGGACACGGGTCGGTGAACTGGTGGAGCAGGCTCGGCCGGACGCGCTGCCGCGTCATCTGGACGATCCCGAGCTCGCCGATCGGAAACACCTTGCTGCGCGCGCGGTCGCGCGACAGCACCTTCTTGAGCTCCTGAACGACCTTCTCCCGGTTGCCTTCGCTCGCCATGTCGATGAAGTCGACGACGATGATCCCGCCGATGTCGCGAAGCCTGAGCTGCCGGCCGATCTCCCTTGCGGCGGCGATGTTCGTCTTGAGGATCGTGTCCTCCTGGTCCTTCTTGCCGGTGAACCGGCCGGTGTTCACGTCGATCGCCGTCAGCGCCTCGGTGTGGTCGATGACGATGTAGCCGCCCTTCTTGAAGTAGACCTTCCGGCGCAGGGTTTTCTCGATCTCGCTCTCGACGCCGTACGCGTCGAAGATCGGCGTCGAGCCCTTGTGCAGCTCGAGCCGCGACCGCAGCTCGGGCGCCACGCTCCGGAGGTACCCCGAGATCTCCTTGTACCCGGACCGTGAGTCGATGACGAGCCGCTCGACGTCGGTGTTGAAGACGTCCCGCACGAGCCCCGCCGTCATCTCCATCTCGCGGTGAATGAGGATGGGCGCCGTCCTCTTCTCCGCGACGGCGTTGATCCTCTTCCAGAGCTTCACGAGGTGATTGATGTCGTGATGGATCTGCCGTTTGCTCGCGCCGGTGGCGGCGGTGCGGACGATGAGGCCGCCCCACGGCGGCCTCATCTCGCGGGCCATCTCCTTGAGCCGCGCCCGCTCCTCCTGGTCCTCGATCTTCCGCGAGACGCCGACCGAGCCTGAGAACGGCACGAGCACGAGGAACCGCCCGGGAAGGGAGATCTGTGTCGTGACCCTCGGGCCCTTCGTGCTGATGGGCTCCTTGGTCACCTGGACCAGGATCTCCTGCCCCTTCGTGAGCAGGTCTTCGATCGGGGCGTCCGGGGACGACTGCCTCTGCCCCTCCTCGATCGCGAGCGCCCCGTCCTCCTCGAGGTCCGCGAACTCCGCCGTCACGTCCCGCATGTCGGAGACGTGAAGGAACGCGCTCTTCTCGAGCCCGATGTCGACGAACGCCGCCTGCATTCCGGGCAGCACGGCGCCGACCACGCCCTTGTAGATGTCCCCGACGAACCTGCCGGTCTCGCCCCGCTCGACGAGGATCTCCACGACCTGGGAGTCCTCGAGGATCGCGATCCTCGTCTCCCCCGGGGCGACGTTGATGATGATCTCCTTGTGCACGGACCTCCCGACCGCCCTCGCCGGGCGGCTCCTGTCGTTCAACTCGGCCTTGCGAGACTGAGTATAGCCACCTCACAGCATGGCTTCAAGACCGCCAGCTTCCCCGGCCTTCCGCCGGAGGAGCCCCGTCCGGCGGACAGCGGCCCGCTCCACCGAGCCCGCGCCGGGGACGGCAAGAAGCCGGACGATGTCCGCGGGTCGGACCGAGGCCGCAGGAGGGAGCCCGAGGACCACTCTCAGCGCCCCGGGCTCGCCGGCCAGCGCCTCGAGCGCGAGGATGTCCCTGGCCGGGACGATCTCCTTGGCCGGCGGCGCCGGCGGCCCGCCCTGTCCCGGCCGCGCCCCCCCGGCTCCGTCTCGTCCGACGGCCGGCCGCTCGACGGTCACGCTCGGAGCGGCCATGAGCGCCCCGATCCTCTCCGCCACGTCCCCGGTCTCCATCGCGCCCAGGCCCGGGACGCCGCGGATGACGTACTCCGCCGCTTCGGCCTCGGACGACACCGACCCGCCCGTCGTCCTGCGCGACACCGCCTTCACCGCGAGCCCGCGCGGCAGCCCCGCCGCGAGGCGCGCGCCGAGTTCCTCGGGCGGCATCTCCCGCGTGAGCTCGATGTCGAAGAGCTCGGCGTCGCCGGCCGCCCCCACGGGAAGCGGCGGGCCGAACGACAGCTTTGGATGCGGGTTGAACCCGCGCGAGAACGCGGCCGGGATCCCGCCCGCCGCGACCGCCCGCGCGATCGCGCGGACGATGTCGAGGTGCGACAGGAACCTCGCCTCGTCCTCCTTCGAGTAGCGCACGCGGTACTTCGCCGAGAGCTCCTCGGCTCCCACCTTCCTCTTCCGGTCCCTCCTGCCGAGGAACTCGCGACGCTGTCGCGCCGCTTCGCCGCCGCGTTCGGGAAGCCCGCGCGACGCCGCGCGTCCGTCGTCGCACGCGCCGCAGGCCACGCAGCCGGCCTCGCGGCAGTCCGGCGTCGTCTCGCCCCGCAGCGCCTTCGCGCGCTCGCCTGCCATGAACTCCTTCGAGACGCCGGCGGAGATGTGGTCCCAGGGGAGCGGCTCGGCCGGGTCGCGCTCCGCGAGGAATGCCCCGGCGTCGGTCCCGGTCTCCGCGAACGCGCGCTCCCACACGGCGAAGTCGAACCGCTCGCTCCACGCGTCGAACCGCGCCCCCGCGCTCCACGCGGCCTCGATGGCGCGCCCGAGCGACCGGTCGCCCCGCGACATCACGCCCTCGAGGAAGGAAACGCGCGGGTCGCGGAGCGCGAGCTTCACGCCGCGCACGGAGAGCAGCGGGCGAAGCACGCGCTCCTTCGCCCTCGTCTCCTCGACCGAGTCCTGCCTCTCCCACTGGAACGGCGTGCCGGGCCGCGGCACGAACGGCGAGATGGACACGCTGATGACGGCGCCCTTCCGCCGCGCGCGCGCGACCTCGCGCACCTTCAGCACGAGCGTCGCGATGCCTCGGACGTCCTCGTCCGTCTCCGTCGGGAGTCCGATCATGAAGTAGAGCTTGATGCGTCCCCACGCGGACGCGAACGCGACGTCCGCCGTGTCGAGGATGTGCTCCTCGGTCTCGTTCTTGTTGATGACGTCGCGCAGGCGCTGCGTGCCGGCCTCGGGCGCGAAGGTGAGCCCGGCGCGGCGGACGCGGCCGATCCCGTCGGCGAGCTCGAGCCCGAACCGGTCCACGCGAAGCGACGGAAGCGAGATGCTCGCGCGCCGGTCGATGAGCCGCTCGTTGAGCCTCGCCACCAGCTCTCCGAGGCACGGGTAGTCCGACGGCGAGAGCGAGAGCAGCGACACCTCGTCGTACCCCGTCGCGGAGAGGCCCTCCTCGACGAGATCGACGAGGTCGTCCACCGACCGCATCCGCGCGGGCCGCGTCACCATCCCGGCCTGGCAGAACCGGCACCCGCGCGTGCAGCCGCGCATGATCTCGAGCGCGAGCCGGTCGTGCGTCGCCTCCGTGATGGGCACGATCGGGCGCGCCGGGTGGCTCCCCGGGCCGAGCGTGGGCTCGACGCGCCGCGCGACGACGGGAGGCGCCGCCGCGTCGATCGGCACGGTGCCCGCGTACCGCCCGCCCTCGCGCCTCTCGGCGTAGAGCGACGGAACGTAGATGCCCCGGACGCCCGCCGCGCGACGCAGCGTCTCCGCACGCGCCGCGCCGTCCCGCAGCGCCGCGAGCACGAGGTCGGCAAGTTCCAGCACCGCCGTCTCCCCGTCGCCGACGACGAAGAGGTCGAAGAAGTCCGCCAGCGGCTCCGGGTTGAACGACGCCGGCCCGCCCCCGACGACGAGCGGGTCGCCCTCGCGACGGTCCGCCGCGCGGAGCGGCACGCCGGCGAGGTCGAGCATGGTGAGCACGTTCGTGTGGTGGAGCTCGTACTGCAGCGTGAAGCCCACGACGTCGAACTCGCGCGCGGGTCTCGTGGTCTCGAGCGAGAAGAGCGGGATGTCCGACGCGCGCATCCGCGCTTCCATGTCCGGCCACGGCGCGAAGACCCGCTCCGCCGCGACCTCCGGCCGCCTGTTCAGGATGTCGTAGAGCACCCGGAGGCCGAGGTGGGACATGCCGATCTCGTACACGTCCGGAAACGCGAGCAGAAAACGGACCGCGACGCTCTCGTCGTCCTTGAGCGTCGCGTTCCTCTCTCCACCGACGTACCGGCTCGGTCGCGCGACCAGCGGAAGGACGTCGCGGTCAAGCCTGGTCCAGAGTTCGCTCATCGTGTCGGCCCGACCGGCAGGCGCGGCCCCGGGCCCGCGGCCGCGACGGGCCGCGCGGCGCGGCATCGGCGCGCGGCCTGGCAGCCTATCCGGCAAGCTGGGCGCCGCGCTTCATCGCCTCGCGGTTGAGGTCCATGATCTTCTCGCTCTTGCCCTCGAGCTGACCGTCCAGCGCGGCGAGGAGGGACTCGAGCTTCACCGTCCCGATCCGCCTGCAGAACGCGCCGAGCATGACCATGTTGGCGGTCTTCGCGCTTCCGACCTCCTCGGCGATGTTGTTGGCGCGGACCTCGAACGTCCTCACGTCCGTGCGCTTGACCTTCCTCTCGATCAGCGACGTGTTGTAGAGGATCCACCCGCCCGGCTTGACCATCGGCTCGAACTTGTCCAGCGACGGGCCGTTCATGATGAGGACCACGTCGGGCTCATCGACCATCGGCGAGGCGATGGCGTGGTCGGACACGACGACCGAGCAGTTCGCCGTGCCCCCCCGCATCTCGGCCCCGTACTGCGGGAAGAACGTCGTGTGCCGCCCCTCGTCCATCGCCGCCTGCGCAAGGAGCTTGCCCATGAGGACGATCCCCTGCCCGCCGAACCCGGAGCACCTGATCTTCTGGGTCATGCCCTCTTCTCCTCCGCACTCACGTCCTTGAAGACGCCGAGCGGATAGTAGGTCAGCATGTTCTCCCGCAGCCACGCGATGGCCTGGGGCGGCGTCATGCCCCAGTTCGTCGGGCAGGGCGAGAGGATCTCGACGAGGCAGTAGCCGCGCTTGTCCAGCGCCAGCTGGAACGCCTTCTTGAGGTGCCGCTTTGCCGCCAGCACGTTCTTCGGCGTGTCCACCGACCCGCGCGCGAGGTACGCCACGCCCCCGAGGGTCTGCAGCAGCTCACACACGCGGATCGGGTAGCCCGCGATCGCCGGGTCCCGGCCCAGCTGGCAGGTCGTCGCCGGCTGCCCGATGAGCGTTGTCGGCGCCATCTGCCCGCCGGTCATCCCGTAGATGGCGTTGTTCACGAACACCGTGACGAACTTCTCGCCCCTGTTCGCCGCGTGGATCGTCTCGGCCGTCCCGATGGCCGCAAGGTCCCCGTCCCCCTGATAGCTGAGGACGAAGCAGTCGGGGTTCGCCCGCGTTATCCCCGTCGCCACCGCCGCCGCCCGCCCGTGCGCCGCCGAGACCACGTCGAAGTTCCAGTAGAGGTCCGCCAGCACCGAGCACCCCACCGGGGCGATGCCGATCGCGCGCTCCCGGAGCCCGAACTCGTCCACGACCTCCGCCACCAGCCGGTGGATGATCCCGTGGCCGCAGCCCGGGCAGTACTTCGTCCGCTCGGGCTTCATGGAACGGACCATCCCGAAGACTCTCTCCACGGGTCAGCCCTCCTAGAAGTTCCGGAAGATCTCCGCGCCCTTCGACGCCAGGATCTTCCGCATCTGCTCGACGATCTCACCCTCCTGCGGGATGCCCCCGGCCGTCCTGCCATGCAGGTGGACGCGGCCGCGCCCGCAGATGGCGAGCCGCGCGTCCTCCCACATCTGCCCCAGGCTCATCTCAACGACGAGGAACTCCTTCGTCCGCTCTGCAAGCCTGCCGAGCTGCTCGAAGGGATACGGCCAGAGGGTGATGGGCCGGAAGAGCCCGACCTTGATGCCCTCCGCGCGCGCAGTCTCCAGGACCGACCGGCAGATCCGCGACGCGGTGCCGTAGGCGACGAGGACGATGTCCGCGTCCCCGCAGCTCACCTCTTCGAAGCGGACCTCGTCGCGCATGATGGTCTCGTACTTCTTCTGGAGGACGAAGTTCTGCTGCTCCATGAGCGCCGGGTTGAGGATGAGGCTCGTGATGAGGATGGGGTCCTTGGTGGACGGGTCGCCCAGGCGCCAGGGCTGCTTCGACGGGAGACCCGGGAGCGGCCTGTACTCGCGCAGCACGAGCGGCTCCATCATCTGGCCCAGGATGCCGTCCGCGAGGATCATCGCAGGGGTCCTGTACTTGTCGGCGAGGTCGAACCCGAGCATGGTGTAGTCGTACAGCTCCTGGACGTCAGCCGGCCCGAAGCAGATGACGCGGTAGTCGCCGTGCCCGCCGCCCCGCGTCGCCTGGAAGTAGTCGGACTGCGCGGGCGAGATGTTGCCGAGACCCGGACCGCCGCGGCACACGTTGACGTAGAACACGGGGAGCTCCGCGCTCGCCATGTACGAGACGCCTTCCTGCTTGAGGCTGATGCCCGGCCCCGAGGAGGACGTCATGCACCGGGCCCCCACCGCCGCCGCGCCGTAGCACATGTTGATGGCCGCGATCTCGCTCTCGGTCTGGATGAAGACGCGCCCTTCCTCGAGCATCCGCACCGACATGTAGGCGGTGAGCTCGTTCTGCGGCGTGATCGGATAGCCGAAGTAGGTCATGCAGCCCGCGCGCACGGCGGCCTCGCCGATCGCCTCGTTGCCCTTCATCAGGACCTTCTGTTCCATCCTTCGAGCTCCTTCGAAGAGGACGGGTCGCTACTTGAACACCTCGATGGCGACGTCGGGGCACACGATGGCGCAGAACGTGCAGCCCGTGCACTTCGCCGGGTCGAGGCACTCCGCGGGGTGATACCCCATGCTGTTGAAGTTCTCGGCGAGGCGGATGATGTGCTGCGGGCAGGCCTCAAGGCAGTATCCGCAGCCCTTGCACCGCTCCACGTCGATCTCGATCCTGGGCACTCATCCCTCCTTGCCGAAGGGCGTCCGGGTGGGCAGGGCCGCGCCGCCTGAGCCTCCGGAGCGTCCTCCGCGCGGGCGGGGGCCCCGGGGGGGCGCGAACACCGCGAAACCTCGGTGAGTCTACCACGGTCGCCCTAGGCCACCAAGGTCCTTTCCTCGCCCCAGGGCAGCACAGCGTGCGCCGTCTGGAAGTGCGGATTCGACAGAAGGCCCTCGCCGCGGCTCTCGGTGACCGCGATCCTCCTGATGAGTTCGGAGAGCCCCGGTCGCACGGGCGAGAGCGGCTGTGCGAACCTCACCCGCCAGCGGGCGAAGCGCCGGACCGCCGTGACGGAGCGCTCGCCGGCGCGGCGAACGGCTCTCAGCGCGGACGCGCCGGCCGCATCGCCGCGCTCCGCCACGAGCACCGCGGCCTCGTCCGGCGAGAGATCGCCGCACGCGCGGCGCGCGCGATCGGCGGGCACACCGGCGTCCGCCAGCGCATACCTGTGCTTGTTCGGGTTCGCAAAGAGGTTCGTGGCCGCCACGAGGCGCGCCGCGGCCGCAAGGGCGTCCTCCGCCGTCGCGGCGTCAACGTCGAGCTCCCAGACGTCCTCGCGGGCGAGGCCGATCACGTCGTCGGCCAGCCCCATCTTCACCCGCAGGGCCTCGAGCGCCGACCGCGCCTCGTTGTCCGGGATCTTGAGCGCCACCGTCAGGACGATCGTGTGCGTCGGCATGGGTTCCTCGGTTCCGGGCTGCGCGGATCGCAGGCCTGGGCCGGCGGTGTGGTTCCGCCGGCGGCGAGTTCAGCGTCCTCGCTGCATGTCTGAGCCGCGGCGGAACACACCGCCGGCCTACGCCCCTAGCGCACGCGCGCTCGCGCCGCGAACTCGACCAGCGACCGCACGAC includes:
- a CDS encoding 4Fe-4S binding protein, with protein sequence MPRIEIDVERCKGCGYCLEACPQHIIRLAENFNSMGYHPAECLDPAKCTGCTFCAIVCPDVAIEVFK
- a CDS encoding 3-methyl-2-oxobutanoate dehydrogenase subunit VorB, whose product is MEQKVLMKGNEAIGEAAVRAGCMTYFGYPITPQNELTAYMSVRMLEEGRVFIQTESEIAAINMCYGAAAVGARCMTSSSGPGISLKQEGVSYMASAELPVFYVNVCRGGPGLGNISPAQSDYFQATRGGGHGDYRVICFGPADVQELYDYTMLGFDLADKYRTPAMILADGILGQMMEPLVLREYRPLPGLPSKQPWRLGDPSTKDPILITSLILNPALMEQQNFVLQKKYETIMRDEVRFEEVSCGDADIVLVAYGTASRICRSVLETARAEGIKVGLFRPITLWPYPFEQLGRLAERTKEFLVVEMSLGQMWEDARLAICGRGRVHLHGRTAGGIPQEGEIVEQMRKILASKGAEIFRNF
- a CDS encoding AI-2E family transporter; amino-acid sequence: MSGSGERSVGKAGIVVAGLAAVAILLHLLRPVASVLLLAFAGVLFAVFIDAVATALVCRTRMPRGSAVAVVVVAVLAVPTLVGVAFGPGIAEQMTDLFRSLPETWAGVRLWLEGTRWGPGLLAWIPDFRESLSVWTPSMHGIAVFFGSVFRGVVAAFLVLVVGIYVALRPSLYVQAALTLVPGARRGRYREVGLAIRRALRRWLVGRLVAMALIGSVVAIGLSIIGVPFPLAFGLIAALLEFVPYIGPVAAAIPAALVALAQSPLRAAMTVALFVAVQALENCVVSPLVEHRAVHLGPAVLVATQVLMGVLFGGLGVLLATPIAVVAVVSVQMLYVQDVLGERTRVLGEV
- the yedF gene encoding sulfurtransferase-like selenium metabolism protein YedF, which encodes MSRVIVIASETMGRGSDELGAVLVGSFLRKLAADEAKPAAIVLYNAGVKLTTEGSAVLDALGLLARAGVDIVSCQTCLEHYGLERAVKVGRVGNMQGIVAMLMRSETVVTI
- a CDS encoding TIGR03960 family B12-binding radical SAM protein; translated protein: MSELWTRLDRDVLPLVARPSRYVGGERNATLKDDESVAVRFLLAFPDVYEIGMSHLGLRVLYDILNRRPEVAAERVFAPWPDMEARMRASDIPLFSLETTRPAREFDVVGFTLQYELHHTNVLTMLDLAGVPLRAADRREGDPLVVGGGPASFNPEPLADFFDLFVVGDGETAVLELADLVLAALRDGAARAETLRRAAGVRGIYVPSLYAERREGGRYAGTVPIDAAAPPVVARRVEPTLGPGSHPARPIVPITEATHDRLALEIMRGCTRGCRFCQAGMVTRPARMRSVDDLVDLVEEGLSATGYDEVSLLSLSPSDYPCLGELVARLNERLIDRRASISLPSLRVDRFGLELADGIGRVRRAGLTFAPEAGTQRLRDVINKNETEEHILDTADVAFASAWGRIKLYFMIGLPTETDEDVRGIATLVLKVREVARARRKGAVISVSISPFVPRPGTPFQWERQDSVEETRAKERVLRPLLSVRGVKLALRDPRVSFLEGVMSRGDRSLGRAIEAAWSAGARFDAWSERFDFAVWERAFAETGTDAGAFLAERDPAEPLPWDHISAGVSKEFMAGERAKALRGETTPDCREAGCVACGACDDGRAASRGLPERGGEAARQRREFLGRRDRKRKVGAEELSAKYRVRYSKEDEARFLSHLDIVRAIARAVAAGGIPAAFSRGFNPHPKLSFGPPLPVGAAGDAELFDIELTREMPPEELGARLAAGLPRGLAVKAVSRRTTGGSVSSEAEAAEYVIRGVPGLGAMETGDVAERIGALMAAPSVTVERPAVGRDGAGGARPGQGGPPAPPAKEIVPARDILALEALAGEPGALRVVLGLPPAASVRPADIVRLLAVPGAGSVERAAVRRTGLLRRKAGEAGGLEAML
- a CDS encoding Rne/Rng family ribonuclease; protein product: MHKEIIINVAPGETRIAILEDSQVVEILVERGETGRFVGDIYKGVVGAVLPGMQAAFVDIGLEKSAFLHVSDMRDVTAEFADLEEDGALAIEEGQRQSSPDAPIEDLLTKGQEILVQVTKEPISTKGPRVTTQISLPGRFLVLVPFSGSVGVSRKIEDQEERARLKEMAREMRPPWGGLIVRTAATGASKRQIHHDINHLVKLWKRINAVAEKRTAPILIHREMEMTAGLVRDVFNTDVERLVIDSRSGYKEISGYLRSVAPELRSRLELHKGSTPIFDAYGVESEIEKTLRRKVYFKKGGYIVIDHTEALTAIDVNTGRFTGKKDQEDTILKTNIAAAREIGRQLRLRDIGGIIVVDFIDMASEGNREKVVQELKKVLSRDRARSKVFPIGELGIVQMTRQRVRPSLLHQFTDPCPHCEGTGKVLSVESIVLLIERAVRRVAATSKEKKLDLRVAPEMAMHLLQTEEARLNGLERETRRIIDVRDDRSLGRDEFRILSAKDGRELAAERESQ
- a CDS encoding 2-oxoacid:acceptor oxidoreductase family protein, with the protein product MTQKIRCSGFGGQGIVLMGKLLAQAAMDEGRHTTFFPQYGAEMRGGTANCSVVVSDHAIASPMVDEPDVVLIMNGPSLDKFEPMVKPGGWILYNTSLIERKVKRTDVRTFEVRANNIAEEVGSAKTANMVMLGAFCRRIGTVKLESLLAALDGQLEGKSEKIMDLNREAMKRGAQLAG
- a CDS encoding 2-oxoglutarate oxidoreductase; translated protein: MVRSMKPERTKYCPGCGHGIIHRLVAEVVDEFGLRERAIGIAPVGCSVLADLYWNFDVVSAAHGRAAAVATGITRANPDCFVLSYQGDGDLAAIGTAETIHAANRGEKFVTVFVNNAIYGMTGGQMAPTTLIGQPATTCQLGRDPAIAGYPIRVCELLQTLGGVAYLARGSVDTPKNVLAAKRHLKKAFQLALDKRGYCLVEILSPCPTNWGMTPPQAIAWLRENMLTYYPLGVFKDVSAEEKRA
- a CDS encoding GNAT family N-acetyltransferase produces the protein MIRRAAARDLDALVDLENESFRGDRLSRRSLARAVAGDRSLVLVDADRAFVRGYALVSFREGSAVARLYSIAVDRRARGRGVGRGLLDAAERAAARGGRSVMRLEVRKDNRPSLGLFRDAGYAEFARTVGYYEDGMTALRFEKALRGATARPAPRQAPRAARGGRSRRGKAAQHG